From the Terriglobia bacterium genome, one window contains:
- a CDS encoding HYR domain-containing protein has translation MRRVGVCLALALVALCLAAPSVLARDLSFEQRVAAEEAIERVYYSHQIGATKPFEAAVPRAVLEEKVRKYLKQSVALERYWKTPVTAEMLRREMEREARGTRMPERLQELYTALGNDAFLIQECLARPGLVERLTQNFFAFDQGLHAEERNAAEALHAGLVSREIDPALNHPARTVTAFVRGDLPRGDGGGGREGGQSPIPDLSTGSRRRQVPGAELDGLRAQLENAGDRIGPLVEEREGYAIRVLLDETPGELRVANFTVPKKSRDDWWLEVRDHLDEGDVRAVAIGAVLAPEAASSLEIEGGTGSEVSSQLRDAQRRIARVSRIAQCVPEDAWDNGTLDDLPDPREHHTAVWTGSVMVVWGGESSSVPVNSGGRYDPATDTWTLTSTAGAPSARSQHLAVWTGNLMVIWGGYDGDATVDTGGRYDPITDTWTATSIVAAPAPSYGQTAVWTGSVMVVWGGGSDYGPLNTGGRYDPAADIWTATSTVGSPSGRYGHTAIWTGSVMVVWGGQSNSGCLIDGGRYDPTTDTWSATSTAGAPSLVCWGHTAVWTGSVMLVWGSGYNSTPGGRYDPVRDTWTAMSTVGAPAAGRYYHTAVWTGNVMVVWGGYDYSVSLNSGGRYDPVKDTWALTTTAGAPSARWLHTAVWTGRVMVVWGGVDLDNQNGHAHYFNTGARYDPVGNRWTTTSTAGAPSARRDHTAVWTGSVMVAWGGNDGSASLNTGVRYDPAIDTWTTTSTTRAPSSRYGHAAVWTGSEMLVWGGLHLGNSSNYENTGGRYDPTSDAWTPTSPIGAPPGRTDFSAVWAGTSMIVWGGWRGSYLGTGGRYDPATDIWKPTSSLNAPAARAAHTAVWAGHLMLVWGGMSASTAGGRYDPATDTWTAMSIVGAPAVRPYHTAVWTGSSMLIWGGRPGYTDSQGTSTGGRYDPVMDAWTPTSIADAPSERWGHTAVWTGSVMVVWGGQFYSNGSYWVVNTGGRYDPATDTWAATSTAGAASARCAHTAAWTGSAMVVWGGSNGGALGSGGRYLSGGETAPIADAGPDLNLECTDIEQAAVTLDGSGSTDCDSTPGTHDDIASFDWSEGGTPLGSGEILTVPFPLGTHHVTLTATDRTGATGTDDVVITVQDSTPPMITCAAPITIECQANLQSWVIMPLAAAIDVCQPGGLVITNSHTPNGADASATYPLGSTSVTFTATDGSGNSASCVTFVTVVDTTPPLVTVDASPPVLWPPNHKMRTVHDAVTVLDACDPSPRLVLQSIVSSEPDDAPGEGDGSTTDDVQDAAIGTADLDVLLRAERDGSGPGRTYAIEYRAVDASGNVGTGRATVSVPHDQGAASRPVGTEVGKPATTRGR, from the coding sequence ATGCGAAGAGTTGGTGTGTGTCTCGCGCTCGCCCTGGTCGCCTTGTGCCTGGCGGCGCCATCCGTCCTGGCCCGCGACCTCAGCTTCGAGCAGCGGGTCGCGGCGGAGGAGGCCATCGAGCGGGTGTACTACTCGCATCAGATCGGGGCCACGAAGCCGTTCGAGGCGGCGGTGCCGCGGGCGGTCCTCGAGGAGAAGGTCCGCAAGTACCTCAAGCAGAGCGTCGCGCTCGAGAGGTACTGGAAGACGCCGGTGACGGCCGAGATGCTCCGCCGGGAGATGGAGCGGGAAGCTCGCGGGACGCGGATGCCGGAGCGGCTACAGGAACTCTATACCGCGCTCGGTAACGACGCGTTCCTGATCCAGGAATGCCTCGCACGTCCCGGGCTCGTGGAACGCCTGACCCAGAACTTCTTCGCCTTCGATCAGGGTCTTCACGCCGAGGAGCGGAACGCCGCGGAGGCGCTTCACGCGGGGCTCGTAAGCAGGGAGATCGACCCCGCCCTGAACCACCCCGCGCGGACGGTCACGGCGTTCGTCCGAGGCGACCTCCCGAGAGGAGATGGCGGCGGCGGGCGCGAGGGCGGTCAATCGCCGATCCCGGATCTGTCAACGGGCTCGCGTCGCAGGCAAGTTCCGGGGGCCGAGCTCGACGGCTTGCGCGCGCAGCTCGAGAACGCGGGCGACAGGATCGGGCCGTTAGTCGAGGAGCGCGAAGGGTATGCAATTCGTGTTCTGCTCGACGAGACACCCGGCGAGCTTCGCGTAGCGAACTTCACCGTCCCCAAGAAGTCCCGGGATGACTGGTGGCTCGAGGTGAGAGATCACCTCGACGAGGGGGACGTTCGTGCCGTCGCGATCGGGGCGGTACTGGCTCCCGAGGCGGCGTCGAGCCTGGAAATAGAGGGCGGGACCGGCAGTGAGGTCTCGTCTCAGCTTCGCGATGCGCAGCGGCGTATCGCTCGGGTCAGCCGCATCGCGCAGTGCGTCCCCGAGGATGCGTGGGACAACGGGACTCTCGACGACTTGCCGGATCCCCGTGAACACCACACCGCGGTCTGGACGGGAAGCGTGATGGTGGTCTGGGGCGGCGAGAGTAGCAGCGTCCCCGTGAATTCCGGCGGAAGGTACGATCCTGCCACGGACACCTGGACGCTCACGTCGACTGCGGGCGCTCCTTCGGCGCGTTCCCAGCACCTCGCGGTTTGGACGGGCAACTTGATGGTGATCTGGGGTGGCTACGATGGCGACGCCACCGTCGACACCGGCGGCCGGTACGATCCGATCACGGACACCTGGACGGCGACGTCGATTGTGGCGGCGCCAGCTCCAAGCTATGGGCAAACTGCGGTCTGGACGGGGAGCGTCATGGTGGTTTGGGGCGGCGGGAGCGACTACGGTCCGCTGAATACCGGAGGGCGGTACGACCCGGCCGCCGACATCTGGACCGCGACATCGACCGTGGGGTCGCCGTCCGGGCGGTATGGTCACACTGCGATCTGGACGGGGAGCGTGATGGTGGTCTGGGGCGGGCAGAGCAACTCCGGCTGCCTCATCGACGGTGGGCGGTACGATCCAACCACGGACACCTGGAGCGCGACTTCTACCGCGGGAGCCCCGTCCCTGGTGTGCTGGGGGCACACTGCGGTCTGGACGGGGAGCGTGATGCTGGTCTGGGGCAGCGGTTACAACTCCACCCCGGGCGGAAGATACGACCCTGTTAGGGACACGTGGACGGCCATGTCAACCGTGGGTGCACCGGCCGCCGGTCGGTACTACCACACGGCAGTCTGGACCGGGAACGTGATGGTGGTCTGGGGCGGATACGATTATTCCGTCTCGCTGAACTCCGGCGGGCGGTATGACCCCGTCAAGGACACTTGGGCGCTCACGACGACTGCTGGGGCTCCTTCAGCGCGTTGGTTGCACACGGCGGTCTGGACGGGGCGTGTGATGGTCGTCTGGGGGGGCGTCGATCTCGACAATCAGAACGGCCACGCCCACTACTTCAACACCGGTGCACGGTACGATCCAGTTGGCAACAGGTGGACGACGACGTCGACCGCGGGCGCTCCCTCCGCGCGCCGTGATCATACCGCGGTCTGGACCGGAAGCGTGATGGTGGCGTGGGGTGGCAATGACGGCTCCGCCTCCTTGAACACTGGCGTCCGATACGATCCCGCCATCGATACCTGGACCACGACGTCGACGACCCGGGCACCTTCCTCACGATACGGACACGCGGCGGTGTGGACGGGAAGCGAGATGCTGGTTTGGGGCGGCTTGCACTTGGGCAATTCGTCGAATTACGAGAACACCGGTGGGCGGTACGATCCGACCTCGGATGCTTGGACGCCGACGTCGCCCATCGGCGCCCCCCCCGGGCGCACCGATTTCTCGGCGGTCTGGGCGGGAACATCGATGATCGTTTGGGGCGGATGGCGGGGAAGCTACCTCGGAACCGGCGGGCGATACGATCCCGCCACGGACATTTGGAAGCCGACGTCGTCGTTGAACGCGCCCGCGGCGCGCGCCGCCCACACGGCGGTGTGGGCTGGGCATCTGATGCTCGTGTGGGGAGGAATGTCCGCCTCGACCGCCGGCGGACGGTACGACCCTGCCACGGATACCTGGACCGCGATGTCGATCGTCGGCGCGCCCGCCGTCCGCCCCTACCACACTGCGGTTTGGACGGGAAGTTCCATGCTGATATGGGGCGGACGTCCCGGCTACACCGACTCTCAAGGGACCAGCACGGGTGGGCGATACGATCCGGTGATGGACGCCTGGACGCCGACGTCGATCGCGGATGCACCATCGGAACGCTGGGGGCACACGGCCGTGTGGACAGGAAGCGTGATGGTAGTTTGGGGGGGCCAGTTTTACTCCAATGGTTCATATTGGGTCGTGAACACGGGCGGTCGGTACGATCCGGCCACGGACACCTGGGCCGCGACCTCGACCGCGGGTGCCGCATCGGCGCGCTGTGCGCATACGGCGGCTTGGACGGGGAGTGCGATGGTGGTCTGGGGCGGGAGCAACGGCGGCGCACTAGGTTCCGGTGGGAGGTACCTGAGTGGGGGTGAAACCGCCCCGATTGCCGACGCTGGACCAGACCTCAACCTCGAATGCACTGACATTGAGCAGGCCGCGGTCACCCTCGACGGCTCCGGCAGCACCGACTGCGACTCCACCCCCGGCACCCACGACGACATCGCGAGCTTCGACTGGTCGGAGGGCGGGACGCCTCTCGGGAGCGGGGAGATCCTCACGGTCCCGTTCCCCCTCGGAACGCATCACGTGACGCTCACCGCCACCGACCGAACGGGGGCGACGGGTACCGACGACGTGGTCATCACGGTGCAGGACTCAACCCCGCCGATGATCACGTGCGCGGCCCCGATCACGATCGAGTGCCAGGCCAATCTCCAATCGTGGGTGATCATGCCTCTCGCGGCCGCGATCGACGTGTGCCAGCCCGGCGGTTTGGTGATCACGAACTCTCACACGCCCAACGGTGCGGACGCGTCGGCGACCTATCCCCTCGGCTCAACCAGCGTCACCTTCACCGCCACCGACGGCTCGGGGAACTCGGCGAGCTGCGTCACCTTCGTCACCGTGGTCGACACGACGCCTCCGCTCGTGACGGTCGACGCGTCACCGCCTGTTCTGTGGCCGCCGAATCACAAGATGCGGACCGTTCATGACGCCGTCACCGTCCTCGACGCCTGCGATCCTTCGCCACGTCTCGTTCTCCAATCGATCGTCTCCAGCGAGCCGGACGACGCTCCCGGCGAGGGGGACGGAAGCACGACCGACGACGTCCAGGACGCGGCGATCGGAACGGCCGACCTCGACGTCCTCCTTCGCGCGGAGCGGGACGGAAGCGGCCCCGGGCGCACCTACGCCATCGAGTACCGGGCCGTCGACGCCTCGGGGAACGTCGGGACGGGAAGGGCCACGGTCTCAGTCCCGCACGATCAGGGTGCTGCATCGAGGCCCGTCGGCACCGAGGTGGGCAAGCCGGCGACGACGCGCGGGAGGTGA
- a CDS encoding thrombospondin type 3 repeat-containing protein — MRSVGVRLAFALVVLCLAAPSVPARDLSFEQRVAAQEAIERVYYSHQIGATKPFEEAVPRAVLEEKVRKYLKQSVALERFWKTPVGAEMLRAEMERQARGTRMPERLREIHAALGNDGFLIQECLARPALVERLTQNFFAFDPVLHAEERSAAEALHARLVSGELDPALDHPSRTVTRFVRAELTRAGDGSGPEGSPSPDPVRAMGPDRRPLSSVEFERWRARLVEGGRRIGPLIEEREGYVIRVPLDEAAGVLRVATFSVAKKSRDEWWLEVRDRLDERTGRAVATEGGSLSDSASRAGNQDGLSGVAGRTSDAQHSGASFDRAVGCVPDDTWDNGTLDDVPGPRQAHTAIWTGSVMVVWGGYGGSVSLNSGGRYDPATDTWAPMSSVGAPSPRYGHTAVWTGSVMVIWGGSADYDYLRTGGRYDPTTDTWTATSVGGAPAGRAGHTAIWTGKSMVVWGGGSDVPISAGGRYDPATDAWSTTSMAGVPSGRWGHTAVWTGNVMVVWGGYFYDTSTHYLSSGARYDPVADRWAATSSAGSPSGRHGHTAIWSGRVMVVWGGEGDYGDLPDSGGRYDPTTDTWTATSTVGAPSVRAHHAAVWTGRVMVVWGGASHGLLNPGGRYDPARDTWTAMSATGAPSVRIAGSAIWTGALMVVWGGSTGVAGFVNTGGRYDPAADAWTPTSTGDGPSARVDHAALWTGSVMVVWGGIDDAGDVNTGGRYDPVTDSWVATSTLRAPSPRSDYTAVWTGSVMIVWGGGVYDPHDGSMLFLTTGGRYDPVSDTWTETSTAGAPSGRIRHSAVWTGVVMVVWGGDDTHLSINSGGRYDPATDTWTATSSTGGPSARNSHTAIWTGSEMLVWGGDILSNTGGRYDPITDTWAAMSSAGAPSRRSGHSAVWTGRVMLIWGGESYDDSGPVNTGGRYDPATDTWTATSMVGAPTPRFGNSAVWTASEFVIWGGYDGRPMNTGGRYDPVTDTWAATSTVGAPTARYVHTAVWTGGVMVVWGGFADYNCIGSGGRYVGRAADADTDGDGVSDCLDNCPAIANMGQADFDGDGLGDVCETGVALADANNSGRVDGFDLGMLGIAFASRCGEARYEPRVDLDRNCRIEGDDLAIMAAAWAKSVAGP; from the coding sequence ATGCGAAGTGTTGGGGTGCGTCTCGCGTTTGCCCTGGTCGTCCTGTGCCTGGCGGCGCCTTCCGTTCCGGCCCGCGACCTCAGCTTCGAGCAGCGGGTCGCCGCCCAGGAGGCCATCGAGCGGGTCTATTACTCGCATCAAATCGGGGCCACGAAGCCGTTCGAGGAGGCGGTGCCGCGGGCGGTCCTCGAGGAGAAGGTCCGCAAGTACCTCAAGCAGAGCGTGGCGCTGGAGAGGTTCTGGAAGACGCCGGTCGGTGCGGAGATGCTCCGGGCCGAGATGGAGCGGCAGGCCAGAGGGACCCGAATGCCGGAGCGCCTGAGGGAGATCCACGCCGCGCTCGGAAACGACGGCTTTCTGATTCAAGAATGCCTCGCGCGGCCCGCTCTCGTGGAACGCCTGACGCAGAACTTTTTCGCGTTCGATCCGGTGCTTCACGCGGAAGAGCGGAGCGCCGCGGAGGCGCTTCATGCGCGCCTGGTGAGCGGCGAGCTCGACCCGGCATTGGATCATCCCTCGCGAACCGTCACTCGTTTCGTCCGCGCCGAACTCACGAGGGCTGGCGACGGCAGCGGGCCCGAGGGAAGTCCATCGCCGGATCCGGTACGAGCGATGGGGCCGGATCGCAGGCCTTTGTCGAGCGTCGAGTTCGAGCGCTGGCGAGCGCGGCTCGTCGAAGGGGGTCGCAGGATCGGGCCGTTGATCGAGGAGCGCGAGGGATACGTGATCCGCGTTCCTCTGGACGAGGCCGCCGGCGTGCTTCGCGTGGCGACCTTCTCCGTCGCCAAGAAATCTCGTGACGAGTGGTGGCTCGAGGTCAGAGATCGTCTAGATGAAAGAACCGGCCGTGCGGTCGCGACCGAGGGGGGGTCGCTTTCCGACTCGGCGTCGAGAGCGGGGAACCAAGACGGGCTGAGCGGCGTCGCAGGTCGGACCAGCGATGCGCAACATAGCGGTGCGTCGTTCGACCGTGCGGTGGGCTGCGTGCCCGACGACACCTGGGACAACGGCACCCTCGACGACGTGCCGGGACCTCGCCAGGCGCACACGGCGATCTGGACGGGCTCGGTGATGGTGGTCTGGGGCGGATACGGCGGCTCCGTCTCGCTGAATTCCGGGGGACGATACGATCCGGCAACCGATACGTGGGCTCCGATGTCGTCCGTGGGGGCGCCGTCCCCGCGCTATGGGCACACGGCCGTCTGGACGGGCAGCGTCATGGTGATCTGGGGTGGTTCCGCCGATTACGACTACCTCCGCACCGGCGGCCGATACGACCCGACCACGGACACCTGGACGGCAACGTCGGTGGGGGGAGCGCCCGCCGGGCGTGCGGGCCACACGGCGATCTGGACGGGAAAGTCGATGGTGGTCTGGGGTGGCGGGAGCGACGTGCCGATCAGCGCCGGCGGACGGTACGATCCGGCGACCGACGCTTGGTCAACGACATCGATGGCAGGAGTACCCTCCGGGCGGTGGGGACACACGGCGGTTTGGACGGGGAACGTGATGGTCGTTTGGGGCGGCTACTTCTACGACACATCGACCCACTACTTGAGCTCCGGCGCGCGGTACGATCCCGTGGCGGACAGGTGGGCCGCGACATCGAGCGCCGGTTCCCCCTCCGGGCGCCACGGTCACACCGCGATCTGGAGCGGGAGAGTCATGGTGGTGTGGGGCGGCGAGGGCGACTACGGCGACCTGCCGGACTCGGGAGGGCGCTACGATCCGACTACGGACACCTGGACGGCGACATCGACGGTGGGGGCGCCGAGCGTGCGTGCTCACCACGCTGCGGTCTGGACGGGCAGGGTGATGGTGGTGTGGGGTGGTGCCAGCCATGGCCTCCTGAATCCCGGCGGGCGATACGATCCAGCCAGGGACACCTGGACGGCGATGTCGGCGACGGGTGCGCCATCGGTGCGCATCGCAGGCAGCGCAATCTGGACGGGTGCGTTGATGGTGGTCTGGGGTGGCAGCACTGGCGTCGCCGGCTTCGTCAACACCGGTGGGCGGTACGATCCGGCGGCGGATGCTTGGACGCCGACGTCGACGGGGGACGGGCCCTCGGCGCGCGTAGATCACGCGGCACTTTGGACCGGAAGCGTGATGGTGGTCTGGGGCGGCATCGACGACGCAGGCGACGTGAACACCGGCGGTCGGTACGATCCAGTGACCGACAGCTGGGTCGCCACGTCGACCCTCCGGGCCCCGTCCCCGCGATCTGACTACACGGCGGTCTGGACGGGTAGCGTGATGATCGTCTGGGGTGGGGGAGTCTACGACCCCCACGACGGCTCCATGCTCTTCCTCACGACGGGTGGTCGTTACGATCCCGTCTCCGACACCTGGACGGAAACGTCGACCGCAGGCGCGCCCTCCGGCCGCATACGGCACTCCGCCGTCTGGACGGGTGTCGTGATGGTGGTCTGGGGCGGAGACGATACTCACCTCTCCATAAACTCCGGCGGGCGGTACGATCCGGCGACGGACACGTGGACGGCGACGTCCAGCACCGGTGGTCCCTCGGCTCGCAACAGTCACACCGCGATCTGGACGGGAAGCGAGATGCTGGTCTGGGGCGGTGACATCCTTTCGAACACCGGCGGAAGGTACGATCCGATCACCGACACCTGGGCCGCGATGTCGAGCGCGGGGGCACCGTCCAGACGCAGTGGGCATTCGGCGGTCTGGACGGGTCGGGTGATGTTGATCTGGGGGGGCGAATCCTACGACGACTCGGGACCCGTGAACACCGGCGGGCGGTACGATCCGGCGACGGACACTTGGACGGCGACGTCGATGGTGGGGGCGCCGACCCCGCGTTTCGGCAATTCGGCGGTCTGGACGGCGAGCGAGTTCGTCATCTGGGGCGGCTACGACGGCCGCCCCATGAACACCGGTGGGCGATACGATCCGGTCACGGACACGTGGGCGGCAACCTCGACGGTGGGGGCGCCCACCGCGCGTTATGTCCACACGGCGGTCTGGACAGGGGGCGTGATGGTGGTCTGGGGGGGGTTCGCCGACTACAACTGCATCGGCTCCGGCGGACGGTACGTCGGTCGCGCCGCTGACGCCGACACCGATGGGGATGGAGTGTCGGACTGCCTCGATAACTGCCCTGCGATCGCGAACATGGGCCAGGCGGACTTCGACGGCGATGGACTCGGCGACGTCTGCGAGACGGGTGTGGCGCTCGCCGACGCGAACAACTCGGGGCGGGTGGACGGCTTCGACCTGGGCATGCTCGGAATCGCGTTCGCCTCTCGCTGCGGAGAGGCTCGCTACGAGCCGAGGGTCGACCTGGACCGCAACTGCCGGATCGAGGGCGATGATCTGGCGATCATGGCGGCGGCATGGGCCAAGTCCGTGGCCGGCCCATGA
- a CDS encoding nitronate monooxygenase, giving the protein MGVAISNWRLARTVSRLGQLGVVSGTALDQILARRLEDGDPGGHMRRAMDAFPFPAMAERVWKAHYLPGGKAPGAPYTRTPFHGLECPRPLAELGIVGNFVEVFLAREGHTNPVGINYLEKIQPPHLIAIYGAMLAGVGYVLMGAGIPLKIPGVLDAYVEHQPATYPLYVVGAQKGDDTALRFTPREFMERDLPPLVRPRFLPIIASNTLAVTMIKKANGRVDGFVVEGPTAGGHNAPPRGKPALSDRGEPVYGDRDKVDLAKLRDLGLPFWLAGGFGAAGGLQQALESGAAGVQVGTAFAYCAESGLRDDYRQALLEKVARGEGRVFTDPLASPSGFPFKVVQLEGSISERAVQLARRRVCDLGYLREAYRTPDGRIDFRCPSEPLSAYVAKGGRVEDTVGRTCICNALVTTAGAPQIRGQGRFVEAGIVTSGDDLTGLARFMRPGSTSYTAADVIRVILNGGESSL; this is encoded by the coding sequence ATGGGCGTCGCCATCTCGAACTGGCGGCTGGCGCGGACCGTCTCTCGCCTGGGCCAGCTGGGGGTAGTCTCCGGCACGGCCCTCGACCAGATACTGGCCCGGCGCCTCGAGGATGGCGATCCCGGGGGGCACATGCGCCGCGCGATGGACGCCTTCCCGTTCCCTGCCATGGCCGAACGCGTATGGAAGGCCCATTACCTCCCCGGAGGCAAGGCGCCCGGCGCCCCGTACACGCGCACGCCGTTCCACGGTCTGGAATGCCCGCGACCGCTCGCCGAGCTGGGGATCGTCGGCAACTTCGTCGAGGTCTTCCTCGCGCGCGAAGGCCACACGAACCCCGTGGGGATCAACTACCTCGAGAAGATCCAGCCGCCCCACCTCATCGCCATCTACGGCGCGATGCTCGCCGGGGTCGGCTACGTCCTGATGGGGGCCGGCATTCCGCTGAAGATCCCGGGGGTTCTCGACGCGTACGTCGAGCACCAGCCGGCCACGTATCCTTTGTACGTGGTCGGCGCGCAGAAGGGGGACGACACCGCCCTGCGCTTCACGCCGCGCGAGTTCATGGAGCGCGACCTGCCCCCGCTCGTTCGCCCACGCTTCCTCCCGATCATCGCGTCGAACACCCTCGCGGTCACGATGATCAAGAAGGCCAACGGGAGGGTCGACGGCTTCGTCGTCGAGGGCCCGACCGCCGGCGGCCACAACGCCCCGCCCCGCGGTAAGCCCGCGCTCAGCGATCGGGGCGAGCCGGTCTACGGGGACCGGGACAAGGTCGATCTCGCGAAATTGCGCGACCTCGGCTTGCCGTTCTGGCTCGCCGGCGGTTTCGGCGCGGCCGGCGGCCTGCAGCAGGCCCTGGAATCCGGCGCCGCGGGCGTGCAGGTCGGCACCGCGTTCGCCTACTGCGCCGAATCCGGACTTCGCGACGATTACCGACAGGCGCTGCTGGAAAAGGTCGCCAGGGGCGAGGGGCGGGTCTTCACGGACCCGCTCGCCTCTCCTTCGGGCTTCCCCTTCAAGGTCGTCCAGCTCGAAGGATCGATCTCGGAGCGCGCCGTCCAGCTCGCCCGGCGCCGCGTCTGCGATCTCGGCTACCTTCGCGAAGCGTACCGCACGCCGGACGGCCGGATCGATTTCCGGTGTCCTTCAGAGCCCCTGTCCGCGTACGTCGCGAAGGGCGGAAGGGTGGAGGACACCGTCGGCCGGACGTGCATTTGCAACGCGCTCGTGACCACGGCGGGCGCGCCCCAGATTCGCGGACAGGGGAGGTTCGTGGAAGCCGGAATCGTGACGTCCGGCGACGATCTCACGGGACTGGCCCGCTTCATGCGCCCCGGCTCGACGTCCTACACCGCCGCCGACGTCATCCGCGTCATCCTCAACGGCGGCGAATCGTCACTCTAG
- a CDS encoding helix-turn-helix domain-containing protein — protein MRPDELRGLRRARGLSVVQVASRIGITGPLLRSLETGDLVPDGDLADRWETAVVEEQPIQRSS, from the coding sequence ATGCGGCCCGACGAGTTGCGAGGACTGCGTCGTGCGCGCGGCCTGTCCGTGGTTCAGGTCGCGTCACGGATCGGGATCACCGGCCCGCTCCTTCGGTCGCTGGAGACCGGCGACCTGGTGCCCGACGGCGATCTGGCCGATCGGTGGGAAACGGCCGTCGTCGAAGAGCAGCCGATCCAGCGATCGTCCTAG